One genomic region from Salvelinus sp. IW2-2015 linkage group LG12, ASM291031v2, whole genome shotgun sequence encodes:
- the LOC111971051 gene encoding zinc finger protein 271-like has protein sequence MAELEDAGLPQTMQETRDEEEPGNSKAEEMDTSEDLQDDNLIKQEHFHSSNNEQQDGHLAVRRNVILERTKFNQRQQEAGETADDFITALHCLSEHCGYGALLSEMIRDRLVMGLRDRRLSEQLQMDPEITLDKAVTRIRQTELVKKQQDLPENNFKAANSAANVESVLSHSKPQCPANTQCQSEKNNQNSDRPQQPQTTQENGEEPQHTGGTDEWIEGFSPGGEKPHYCFDCSKSFRKVRDLIRHQRTHTGEKPBHCPXXXXXLXRLDRLKSHQLTHTGVKAHQCPDCDKSYSQSYHLKRHHQRKHMKGKXFHCNHCEELFSRPKDLKTHMHVHAGEKAYLQQETHTGTKPYHCSEMNQCSDCGKSFRQVGDLKRHQRTHTGEKPYHCPECDRGFGRLDRLKSHQLTHTGVKAHQCPDCDKSYSQSYHLKRHHQRKHMKGKYFRCNHCEELFSKPEDLKTHMHXHTGEKAYLPQETHTGKKPYHCSRCDKRFPDMAKLRSHLPVHTGDLALHCSDCGKCFLNKAKFERHQRTHTDSVLYLCTDCGEGFTNMQRLERHQRMHTGEKPYHCTDCGKSFALEKTFKCHKQAHKFKLSGERAAYPCSECGNTFSRSCDVMTHVRRVHNKERPFQCSCCGKRFFQKNSLTIHMRIHTGEKPYHCSDCGQSFSQINDRKRHQKRQHSGEETTSILQSERQNHRDTQ, from the coding sequence GCAGAGGAGATGGACACCTCAGAAGACCTGCAAGATGACAACCTGATCAAGCAGGAACACTTCCACAGTTCTAATAATGAGCAGCAAGATGGACATTTGGCAGTTAGGAGGAATGTAATATTAGAACGAACTAAATTCAACCAAAgacaacaggaagcaggagagacAGCTGATGATTTTATCACGGCACTTCATTGTTTGTCGGAACATTGTGGTTATGGAGCTCTGCTCAGTGAGATGATAAGAGACAGACTAGTCATGGGCTTACGTGACAGAAGACTGTCCGAGCAATTACAAATGGACCCAGAAATAACACTGGATAAAGCTGTCACACGCATTCGTCAAACTGAACTTGTGAAAAAGCAACAGGACCTGCCGGAGAATAACTTCAAAGCTGCCAACAGTGCAGCAAATGTAGAGAGTGTGCTTTCACATAGCAAACCGCAATGCCCAGCCAATACCCAGTGCCAATCCGAGAAAAATAATCAAAACTCAGACAGACCACAACAACCCCAAACAACACAGGAGAATGGAGAGGAGCCCCAACATACAGGTGGCACTGATGAGTGGATTGAGGGCTTCAGTCCTGGAGGAGAGAAGCCTCACTACTGCTTTGACTGCAGTAAGAGCTTCAGAAAAGTGAGGGATCTTATAAGACACCAGCGAACACATACTGGAGAGAAGCCTRACCACTGCCCCGAWTGRGAKKYAYGTTTRGSTCGATTAGATCGTCTTAAGTcacaccaactaacacatacaggAGTGAAGGCTCACCAATGCCCTGATTGTGACAAAAGTTATTCTCAATCGTATCATTTGAAAAGACACCACCAGCGAAAGCATATGAAAGGGAAATYCTTCCACTGCAATCATTGTGAGGAACTTTTCTCCAGACCTAAAGATctaaaaacacacatgcatgtacatgcTGGAGAAAAGGCATACCTTCAGCAAGAAACTCATACAGGTacgaagccttaccactgctctgaaATGAATCAGTGCTCcgactgtgggaagagctttCGACAAGTGGGGGATCTTAAAAGACACCAACGAACAcatactggagagaagccttaccactgcccCGAATGCGACAGAGGTTTCGGTCGATTAGATCGTCTTAAGTcacaccaactaacacatacaggAGTGAAGGCTCACCAATGCCCTGATTGTGACAAAAGTTATTCTCAATCGTATCATTTGAAAAGACACCACCAACGAAAGCATATGAAAGGGAAATACTTCCGCTGCAATCATTGTGAGGAACTTTTCTCCAAACCAGAAGATctaaaaacacacatgcatgWACATACTGGAGAAAAGGCATACCTTCCACAAGAAACTCATACAGGAAAGAAACCTTACCACTGTTCAAGGTGTGATAAAAGATTTCCTGACATGGCAAAACTAAGATCACACCTTCCAGTACATACTGGAGACCTGGCACTCCACTGTTCTGACTGTGGAAAGTGTTTCTTAAACAAGGCAAAGTTTGAAAGACATCAAAGAACACACACTGACAGTGTACTATACCTCTGCACTGACTGTGGGGAGGGTTTTACAAATATGCAACGGTTGGAAAGGCACCAGCGAatgcacactggagagaaaccatacCACTGCACTgattgtgggaagagttttgcacTTGAAAAAACATTTAAGTGTCACAAGCAAGCACACAAGTTCAAACTCTCTGGAGAAAGAGCAGCCTATCCTTGCTCGGAATGTGGAAATACTTTTTCTCGTTCATGTGACGTGATGACTCATGTGAGAAGGGTGCATAATAAAGAGAGACCTTTCCAGTGCTCCTGCTGTGGAAAAAGATTTTTCCAAAAGAACTCACTCACAATACACATGagaattcacactggagagaaaccgtaCCACTGTTCAGACTGTGGACAAAGCTTCTCTCAAATTAACGACAGAAAACGCCACCAGAAGAGGCAACACTCTGGAGAGGAGACGACCTCTATTCTGCAGTCTGAAAGGCAAAATCACAGAGACACTCAATAA